One stretch of Bradyrhizobium canariense DNA includes these proteins:
- a CDS encoding branched-chain amino acid ABC transporter permease translates to MDLALQLLFTGIGIGAVYALVALGFVLIFRATNVVNFAQGEFSMVAAYLMVVFSVDLGWPYWLSFLLALAGMALLGVIFNLGVYYPLRHRSFLPVIIATIGASILMANSVLAIYGPQPQVLQGWFETPGIQLGPVYLDSQYLLIIAVTIVLVIFNYWFFEHTMLGKKLQATSQDKEMASLLGISVSGMIMITFIYSAVLGGLAGILVAPVLFVSIQMGSTIALKAFAATIIGGFGDVTGAIIGGLALGVIETFGAAYISVPYKDGFAFLVLILFLVFRPQGIFGERVAEKA, encoded by the coding sequence ATGGACCTCGCACTTCAGCTGTTATTTACCGGCATCGGCATCGGCGCCGTCTATGCGCTGGTGGCGCTCGGTTTCGTGCTGATCTTCCGTGCCACCAACGTCGTGAATTTCGCGCAAGGCGAATTCTCGATGGTCGCGGCTTACCTGATGGTGGTGTTCTCCGTCGATTTGGGATGGCCTTACTGGCTGTCATTCTTGCTGGCGCTCGCCGGAATGGCGCTGCTTGGCGTCATCTTCAATCTCGGGGTTTATTACCCGCTTCGTCACCGCAGCTTTCTGCCGGTTATCATTGCAACCATCGGCGCGTCGATCTTGATGGCCAATTCGGTGCTCGCGATTTACGGCCCGCAGCCGCAGGTGTTGCAGGGGTGGTTTGAGACCCCGGGCATTCAGCTCGGGCCTGTCTATCTCGACAGCCAGTATCTCCTGATCATTGCCGTGACGATCGTGCTTGTGATCTTCAATTACTGGTTCTTCGAACACACGATGCTCGGCAAGAAGTTGCAGGCGACATCTCAAGACAAGGAGATGGCCTCGCTGCTCGGCATATCCGTGTCCGGCATGATCATGATCACCTTCATCTATTCGGCGGTGCTGGGCGGTCTTGCCGGCATCCTGGTTGCACCGGTTCTGTTTGTCTCGATCCAGATGGGGTCGACGATCGCACTGAAAGCCTTTGCCGCGACCATCATCGGCGGTTTCGGCGATGTCACCGGCGCGATCATCGGCGGTCTCGCGCTTGGCGTGATCGAGACCTTCGGGGCGGCCTACATTTCAGTGCCCTACAAAGACGGCTTTGCCTTCCTGGTGCTGATATTGTTCCTCGTCTTCCGGCCGCAGGGCATCTTCGGTGAACGCGTGGCGGAGAAAGCATGA
- the hpaR gene encoding homoprotocatechuate degradation operon regulator HpaR, whose product MARKSSSRDGSSRPVMSAARRVPMREFSRSLPMSLLRAREAVMRQFRPSLRSHGLTEQQWRILRALTAVDSIEVTELAHVAFLLGPSLSRILRDLEARHLIERKVAKADLRRAVVSISAKGLKLIEAVAPTSEAIYAAITKRYGARKLAELQDMLHVLEASLSELNVAERGSGEADD is encoded by the coding sequence ATGGCGCGGAAGAGTTCGTCCAGGGATGGCAGTTCGAGGCCGGTCATGTCGGCCGCCCGGCGCGTACCGATGCGCGAATTTTCCCGCTCGCTGCCGATGTCGTTGTTGCGCGCGCGCGAGGCGGTGATGCGGCAGTTCCGGCCCTCGCTGCGCAGTCATGGCTTGACCGAGCAGCAATGGCGGATTCTTCGCGCGCTGACGGCGGTGGACTCCATCGAGGTTACGGAACTCGCGCATGTCGCCTTTCTGCTTGGACCAAGCCTTTCCCGGATTTTGCGCGATCTGGAAGCGCGCCATCTGATCGAGCGCAAGGTGGCGAAGGCGGATCTGCGCCGTGCCGTGGTCTCAATTTCCGCAAAGGGCCTCAAATTGATCGAGGCGGTCGCGCCGACATCGGAGGCGATCTATGCGGCGATCACCAAACGCTATGGCGCCCGCAAGCTCGCCGAGTTGCAGGATATGCTTCACGTGCTCGAGGCAAGTCTTTCGGAATTGAACGTGGCGGAGCGGGGGAGCGGCGAGGCGGACGATTGA
- the hpaH gene encoding 2-oxo-hept-4-ene-1,7-dioate hydratase, with protein sequence MALSTEDIRAAAGRLDQAEKTRKQIRQISLDHPGITIEDAYAIQKAWVGMKIAQGRVVKGHKIGLTSKAMQSALNIDEPDSGVLLDDMFFADGGLVPSDRFIGTRVEAELAFIMKQRLAGPGCTMFDVLNATDFVVPALEILDTRIERVDPKTKSTRKIFDTIADNAANAGIVLGGRPLRPLDADLRWIGALCYRNGQLEETGLAAGVLNHPATSVAWLANKIAPLGLALEAGQVVLAGSFIRPIETRKGDTIQADYGPYGTVSCHFA encoded by the coding sequence ATGGCGCTCTCCACAGAAGACATCCGCGCCGCCGCCGGGCGGCTCGATCAGGCGGAAAAAACCCGCAAGCAAATCCGGCAGATTTCGCTGGATCATCCCGGCATCACGATCGAAGACGCCTATGCGATCCAGAAAGCATGGGTCGGGATGAAAATTGCCCAGGGCCGTGTCGTCAAAGGCCACAAGATCGGCCTGACCTCCAAAGCGATGCAGAGCGCGCTCAACATCGACGAGCCGGACTCCGGCGTGCTGCTCGACGACATGTTCTTTGCCGATGGCGGCCTCGTGCCATCGGATCGCTTCATCGGGACACGCGTCGAGGCCGAACTTGCCTTCATCATGAAACAGCGGCTCGCCGGGCCCGGCTGCACCATGTTCGACGTGCTCAATGCGACCGACTTCGTGGTGCCGGCGCTGGAAATTCTCGACACCCGTATTGAACGGGTCGACCCCAAGACAAAATCAACGCGCAAAATATTCGATACCATCGCCGACAATGCGGCCAACGCCGGAATCGTGCTCGGAGGGCGGCCGTTGCGCCCGCTCGATGCCGATCTGCGCTGGATCGGCGCGCTCTGCTATCGAAACGGTCAACTGGAAGAAACCGGATTGGCCGCCGGCGTGCTCAACCATCCGGCGACCAGCGTAGCGTGGCTTGCCAACAAGATCGCGCCGCTCGGGTTGGCGCTGGAAGCGGGTCAAGTGGTGCTAGCAGGATCGTTCATTCGCCCGATCGAGACCCGCAAAGGCGACACGATTCAAGCCGATTATGGTCCCTACGGCACCGTGAGCTGCCACTTCGCTTGA
- a CDS encoding Bug family tripartite tricarboxylate transporter substrate binding protein encodes MKLAANLFAALFVLLAAQTASAQSSYPNRPVKILVGFTPGTAPDLAARILADRFAEVWGTPFVVENIPGAGSNIATDRVAKAAADGYTLLMGGNPSLVINPSLYTTLPFDPIRDFAPISQVFIAANVLAVPPELPVKSVAELVALAKAEPGKLSYGHAGVGTSQHLAAELFKYMAHVDIAPVPYRGTTAFMPDLLANRISMSFANIVNVVPLAREGKLRALAITSLKRSALAPDLPTMAESGFPGFEAVPWFGLLAPTGTPKDVLDKLHDETVKALATPEVRKKFDELGLEPVGNTPAEFAAIIKKETPEWAKVIKDAGIKLGN; translated from the coding sequence ATGAAGCTCGCTGCGAACCTGTTCGCCGCCCTGTTTGTGCTGCTCGCGGCGCAGACCGCCTCGGCGCAATCGAGTTATCCGAACCGGCCAGTGAAAATCCTGGTCGGCTTCACACCCGGCACCGCTCCCGACCTTGCGGCTCGCATTCTTGCCGACCGGTTTGCGGAAGTCTGGGGCACGCCGTTCGTGGTCGAGAATATTCCCGGCGCCGGCAGCAACATTGCCACCGACCGCGTCGCCAAGGCGGCCGCCGACGGCTACACGCTGCTGATGGGCGGCAACCCGTCGCTGGTCATCAATCCGAGCCTGTATACGACACTGCCATTCGATCCGATCAGGGATTTCGCACCGATCTCGCAGGTATTCATCGCGGCGAACGTGCTCGCCGTTCCGCCCGAGCTGCCGGTCAAGAGCGTGGCGGAGCTGGTGGCGCTCGCCAAAGCCGAGCCCGGCAAACTTTCCTATGGCCATGCCGGCGTGGGCACGTCGCAGCATCTGGCCGCCGAATTGTTCAAATACATGGCGCATGTCGATATTGCGCCGGTGCCCTATCGCGGCACCACGGCGTTCATGCCGGACCTGCTCGCCAACCGAATCTCCATGTCGTTCGCCAATATCGTGAACGTGGTGCCGCTCGCGCGCGAAGGGAAATTGCGCGCGCTGGCCATCACTTCGCTCAAGCGCTCGGCCCTGGCGCCCGACCTGCCGACCATGGCGGAATCCGGCTTCCCTGGCTTCGAGGCCGTGCCGTGGTTCGGCCTGCTCGCGCCGACCGGCACGCCGAAAGATGTTCTGGACAAATTGCACGACGAAACCGTCAAGGCCCTGGCGACGCCCGAGGTGCGCAAGAAGTTCGACGAACTTGGCCTCGAGCCGGTCGGCAACACGCCGGCCGAATTTGCCGCGATCATCAAGAAAGAAACGCCCGAATGGGCAAAAGTGATCAAGGATGCCGGCATCAAGCTCGGCAACTAG
- a CDS encoding branched-chain amino acid ABC transporter ATP-binding protein/permease, with protein MSAPSDNMSIPTPVMRTKPLLLRHLPYFIAAAILVALAAEMQFDGYILNILMQATTFSIAVFGLSVVLGLCGQINLAQAAFFGFGAYAVGIGTTDLHLSYWLCLPAGCVIALLAGAVLGVSTLRLGGHYLAMVTISFQQIVTLVMINDIALTHGPDGVSNIGRPGLFPTSQGYLAFCVAMLAIVGYFVWHLPDTKLGRAMRAVRDNELAAGVNGIDIFRTKVYAFGLCAALGGLAGGLFAGGFAYVSPDQFSFADSIVFLTMSLLGGVASPIGSAIGTGLLILIPEWLRFLKSVPGLYLAIYGLFVILIIRFMPDGIWGFVSTAFERWRAQIKPPAVAAPLKLAPATVGGDIVLEVTGLSKYFGGLKAVDGVDIQVKRGGVHALIGPNGSGKTTTLNVLSGLYKATSGKIVLDGTDITNMPPHQRTAAGLGRTFQNIRLFRSMTALENVEIGAERPGNKMIGDGGDALTERALEALNFVGLGNRANELISSFSYGHQRLIEIARALAANPTLLLLDEPAAGLNSTEKLELHELLKRIAAQGLTILIIDHDMTLVSEAAQHITVLNFGRRIADGESMAVLRHPDVVSAYLGTE; from the coding sequence ATGAGCGCGCCCAGCGACAACATGTCGATTCCGACGCCGGTCATGCGCACGAAACCGCTGCTGCTGCGACACCTGCCGTATTTCATCGCCGCCGCGATCCTGGTGGCGCTGGCCGCTGAAATGCAATTCGACGGCTACATCCTCAACATTCTGATGCAGGCGACGACGTTCTCGATCGCGGTGTTTGGGCTCTCGGTCGTGCTCGGTCTGTGCGGCCAGATCAATCTGGCGCAGGCCGCGTTCTTCGGATTCGGCGCCTATGCCGTCGGCATTGGCACGACCGATCTGCATCTGAGCTACTGGCTCTGCCTTCCGGCGGGTTGCGTGATCGCGCTTCTCGCCGGCGCTGTCCTGGGCGTATCGACGCTCCGGCTTGGCGGGCATTATCTCGCCATGGTGACGATCTCGTTCCAGCAGATCGTCACGCTGGTCATGATCAACGATATTGCGCTGACGCACGGACCGGACGGCGTCTCCAACATCGGCCGCCCTGGGTTATTTCCGACGTCGCAAGGTTATCTGGCCTTCTGCGTCGCGATGCTGGCGATCGTCGGCTATTTCGTCTGGCATCTGCCGGACACCAAGCTCGGTCGCGCCATGCGCGCCGTGCGCGACAACGAACTTGCCGCCGGCGTCAACGGCATCGATATATTCCGCACCAAAGTCTATGCCTTCGGGCTTTGCGCGGCGCTGGGTGGCCTGGCAGGTGGGCTTTTTGCCGGCGGGTTTGCCTATGTCAGCCCGGATCAATTCTCATTCGCGGATTCGATCGTATTCCTGACGATGTCACTGCTCGGCGGCGTGGCATCACCGATCGGTTCGGCGATCGGCACCGGCTTGCTGATCCTGATTCCGGAATGGCTGCGCTTTCTCAAAAGCGTTCCCGGGCTTTATCTTGCGATCTACGGCCTGTTCGTCATTCTGATCATCCGCTTCATGCCGGATGGCATCTGGGGATTTGTCAGCACAGCGTTTGAGCGTTGGCGCGCCCAGATCAAGCCGCCCGCTGTGGCCGCGCCGCTGAAACTGGCGCCGGCGACCGTCGGTGGTGATATCGTGCTCGAGGTCACAGGGCTCTCCAAATATTTCGGCGGCCTCAAAGCGGTCGATGGCGTCGATATCCAGGTCAAGCGCGGCGGGGTTCACGCGCTGATCGGGCCGAACGGCTCCGGCAAGACCACGACGCTGAACGTTCTCTCCGGGCTTTACAAGGCGACGTCGGGCAAAATCGTGCTTGATGGCACCGACATCACCAACATGCCGCCGCATCAGCGCACGGCAGCAGGGTTGGGCCGCACGTTCCAGAATATCCGCCTGTTCCGCTCGATGACGGCGCTGGAAAACGTCGAGATCGGCGCCGAGCGGCCGGGCAACAAGATGATCGGCGATGGCGGTGACGCGCTGACCGAACGCGCGCTGGAAGCGCTGAACTTCGTCGGGCTCGGCAACCGCGCCAACGAACTGATCTCCAGCTTCTCCTATGGCCATCAGCGGCTGATCGAGATTGCGCGTGCGCTCGCCGCCAATCCGACGCTGCTGCTGCTCGACGAGCCCGCCGCCGGCTTGAACTCGACCGAGAAGCTCGAACTTCATGAACTGCTCAAGCGCATCGCAGCCCAGGGCCTGACCATCCTGATCATCGATCACGACATGACGCTGGTCAGCGAAGCGGCCCAGCACATCACGGTTCTTAATTTTGGACGCCGCATTGCGGACGGCGAATCCATGGCGGTGCTGCGCCATCCCGATGTCGTCTCCGCCTATCTCGGGACCGAATAA
- a CDS encoding HpcH/HpaI aldolase family protein, with protein MANNVKKVWASGKAVVNAWLAIPSGFSAEVIAQCGFDSVTVDIQHGVQDYQSMVQCFQAMNGHPVTPMVRVPWNEPGIIGKVLDGGAYGVICPMVNTKQEAENLVSYAKYPPRGTRSNGPIRSGMYGSAGTYQQTANDEIVLLPMMETKTAVENMESILDVEGINGVYIGPSDLGFSYGLVPKLDRDEPEILKIYEKIVKECGKRGLYPGIHCSGADGAVRAINMGFKLVTLSNESGLMMTYAKMQVNQTRKDSGGKA; from the coding sequence GTGGCAAACAACGTCAAGAAAGTATGGGCCTCGGGCAAGGCTGTGGTGAACGCCTGGCTTGCGATCCCGTCGGGATTTTCCGCCGAGGTGATCGCGCAATGCGGCTTCGACAGCGTCACCGTGGATATCCAGCATGGTGTGCAGGACTACCAGTCGATGGTGCAGTGCTTTCAGGCGATGAACGGCCACCCGGTGACGCCGATGGTTCGCGTGCCCTGGAATGAGCCGGGCATCATCGGCAAGGTGCTCGATGGCGGCGCCTATGGCGTGATTTGCCCGATGGTCAACACCAAGCAGGAGGCGGAAAACCTCGTTTCCTACGCCAAATATCCGCCGCGCGGCACGCGTTCGAACGGCCCGATCCGGTCCGGCATGTATGGCTCGGCCGGCACCTATCAGCAGACCGCCAATGACGAGATCGTGCTGCTGCCGATGATGGAGACCAAGACGGCGGTCGAAAACATGGAATCGATCCTCGATGTCGAGGGCATCAACGGCGTCTATATCGGCCCCTCGGATCTCGGCTTCTCCTATGGCCTGGTGCCGAAGCTCGACCGCGACGAGCCGGAAATCCTCAAGATCTATGAGAAGATCGTGAAAGAGTGCGGCAAGCGCGGCCTCTATCCCGGCATTCATTGCAGCGGCGCCGACGGCGCGGTGCGCGCGATCAACATGGGTTTCAAGCTCGTGACGCTATCGAACGAGAGCGGACTGATGATGACCTACGCCAAGATGCAGGTGAATCAGACCCGCAAGGATTCCGGCGGCAAGGCGTAA
- a CDS encoding UxaA family hydrolase, producing the protein MTPAPVIRLHPDDGVLIARSSLPPGMVVADGVTTVERIPAGHKVAIKPIAVGEPVRRYGQIIGFATTPILPGQHVHTQNCGMGDFAKDYAFGVDVTPTPNFDLPATFDGIRRPDGRIATRNYIGILTSVNCSAHVAGMVADVFKKNPFTGDNPLADFPNVDGVVALTHKTGCGMTQDEPLTILRRTLGGYARHVNFSAVVVLGLGCEVNQIGGLMKEQKLAGRLRELEIQEIGGTRKTVEAGVAFVREALADANKVKREPVSASELTVALQCGGSDGYSGVSANPALGAASDLLVRHGGTVILSETPETYGAEHLLTRRAVSREVGEKLVSLMRWWEEYTEREGAEMNANPSPGNKAGGLTTILEKSLGAMAKAGSTNLVDVLNYAEPVTKKGFVFMDTPGYDPVAATGQVAGGANLVCFTTGRGSVFGCKPAPSIKLATNSPMYKRMEDDMDVNCGTILDGEETVQQCGQRIFDLMLKTASGQPTKSESFDFGGAEFAPWVLGATM; encoded by the coding sequence ATGACCCCAGCACCCGTCATTCGATTGCATCCTGATGATGGCGTGCTGATTGCGCGCTCGAGCCTGCCGCCCGGCATGGTGGTGGCCGACGGCGTGACCACGGTTGAGCGCATTCCCGCCGGCCACAAGGTGGCGATCAAGCCGATCGCGGTCGGTGAACCGGTCCGTCGTTATGGCCAGATCATCGGCTTTGCGACCACGCCGATTTTGCCGGGCCAGCACGTCCACACCCAGAACTGCGGCATGGGCGATTTCGCCAAGGACTACGCCTTTGGCGTCGACGTCACGCCGACACCCAATTTCGATCTGCCTGCGACTTTCGACGGCATTCGCCGCCCCGACGGCCGGATCGCGACCCGCAATTATATCGGCATCCTCACCTCGGTGAATTGCAGTGCGCATGTCGCCGGCATGGTCGCCGATGTCTTCAAGAAAAACCCGTTCACGGGCGACAACCCGCTGGCCGATTTCCCGAATGTCGACGGCGTGGTCGCGCTGACCCACAAGACCGGCTGCGGCATGACGCAGGACGAGCCGCTGACGATCCTGCGCCGCACGCTCGGCGGCTATGCGCGGCACGTCAATTTTTCCGCCGTGGTCGTGCTGGGGCTTGGCTGCGAGGTCAACCAGATCGGCGGATTGATGAAGGAGCAGAAGCTCGCCGGCCGCCTGCGCGAACTGGAAATCCAGGAAATCGGCGGGACCCGCAAGACGGTGGAGGCCGGAGTTGCCTTTGTTCGCGAGGCGTTGGCCGATGCGAATAAAGTAAAACGCGAACCGGTGTCGGCCAGTGAATTGACGGTGGCCCTGCAATGCGGTGGCTCCGATGGTTATTCCGGCGTCTCCGCCAATCCGGCGCTGGGAGCGGCGAGCGATCTGCTGGTGCGGCACGGCGGCACCGTGATCCTGTCGGAAACGCCGGAAACCTACGGCGCCGAGCATCTCCTGACGCGCCGCGCGGTCAGCCGCGAGGTCGGCGAAAAGCTGGTGTCGTTGATGCGCTGGTGGGAGGAGTACACCGAGCGTGAAGGCGCCGAAATGAACGCCAATCCAAGCCCGGGCAACAAGGCCGGCGGCCTTACCACGATTTTGGAAAAGTCGCTCGGCGCGATGGCCAAGGCCGGCAGCACCAACCTGGTCGATGTCCTGAACTACGCCGAGCCCGTCACCAAGAAAGGTTTTGTGTTCATGGACACGCCTGGCTACGACCCGGTCGCGGCGACCGGGCAGGTCGCCGGCGGCGCCAATCTTGTCTGCTTCACCACCGGCCGCGGCAGCGTGTTCGGCTGCAAGCCTGCGCCATCGATCAAGCTCGCGACCAACTCGCCGATGTACAAGCGGATGGAAGACGACATGGATGTCAATTGCGGCACCATCCTCGACGGCGAGGAAACCGTGCAGCAATGCGGCCAACGCATTTTCGATCTGATGCTGAAGACCGCTTCGGGACAGCCGACCAAGAGCGAGAGCTTCGACTTCGGCGGCGCCGAATTCGCGCCCTGGGTGCTTGGGGCTACGATGTAG
- a CDS encoding malate/lactate/ureidoglycolate dehydrogenase yields the protein MVTIQVPNLINFVAEVFSHSDSSPEEARRIATYLTTANLTGHDSHGVIRVPVYIRWKKMGSVVPDQTVEVVVDTPSLAVVDGKFGYGQTVTPQAVRIGIEKCKASGLAAVALRNAGHIGRVGDWAEMAAAEGLVSVHFVNAAGSVLVAPYGGVERRLSTAPYCVGIPRQGQGPIVLDFATSIVAEGKVLVASRGGKKLPKGALIDLDGTLSEDPAVLYGPHTAEGPRDHSQGKGAIRAFGEHKGSGLALICELLGGALTGTGATGPDRRFANGMFAFYVDPKLVDPANFFDGEIARYVKYFKDTKPAAGVDSVLIPGEPEARMRADRTKNGVPLPDDTWAAIVNTAREVGVSEVSIQRATA from the coding sequence ATGGTCACCATCCAGGTTCCGAACCTCATCAATTTTGTTGCCGAAGTTTTCTCCCATTCGGACTCTTCGCCCGAAGAAGCCAGGCGCATCGCGACGTATCTGACGACCGCCAACCTGACAGGACATGACAGTCACGGCGTGATCCGGGTTCCGGTCTATATCCGCTGGAAGAAGATGGGATCGGTTGTTCCCGATCAGACCGTTGAGGTTGTCGTCGATACCCCCTCGCTCGCGGTGGTCGATGGCAAGTTCGGCTACGGGCAGACGGTCACGCCCCAGGCCGTCAGGATCGGCATCGAGAAATGCAAGGCATCGGGCCTTGCGGCGGTCGCGCTGCGCAACGCCGGACATATCGGCCGGGTCGGCGACTGGGCTGAAATGGCCGCCGCCGAGGGCCTGGTCTCGGTGCATTTCGTCAACGCTGCCGGCTCGGTGCTGGTGGCGCCTTACGGGGGTGTCGAGCGGCGGCTTTCCACCGCGCCCTATTGCGTCGGCATTCCGCGCCAGGGGCAGGGGCCGATCGTGCTGGATTTCGCGACCTCGATCGTCGCCGAAGGCAAGGTGCTGGTCGCCAGCCGCGGCGGCAAGAAACTGCCGAAAGGCGCGCTGATCGATCTCGACGGCACCCTGAGCGAAGATCCGGCGGTGCTCTACGGCCCGCACACCGCGGAAGGGCCGCGCGACCACAGCCAGGGCAAGGGCGCCATCCGGGCATTCGGCGAGCACAAGGGCTCGGGTCTGGCGCTGATCTGCGAACTGCTCGGCGGCGCGCTGACCGGTACCGGCGCCACCGGACCGGACCGGCGCTTCGCCAACGGCATGTTCGCGTTCTATGTCGATCCCAAGCTGGTCGATCCCGCCAACTTTTTCGACGGCGAGATCGCGCGCTACGTCAAATATTTCAAGGATACCAAGCCGGCCGCCGGCGTCGATTCCGTGCTGATTCCGGGCGAACCGGAGGCCAGGATGCGGGCCGATCGCACCAAGAACGGTGTGCCCTTGCCTGACGATACCTGGGCGGCGATAGTGAATACTGCCCGCGAAGTAGGTGTCAGCGAAGTCAGCATCCAGCGGGCAACGGCATAA
- a CDS encoding ABC transporter ATP-binding protein, whose product MALLEIRDLVVRYGEIEALRGVSLTVDPGQVVTLLGANGAGKSTTLRAISGLTKPASGEILFDGKSIAGLGPEIIVRLGISHVPEGRRIFPGLTVKENIMLGASNRRVARSELSREADAMFDLFPDIRKFSNVLGWTLSGGQLQMVAVARGLMAKPRLLLLDEPSLGLAPVIVQAVFKIISEIRRNTTVLLVEQNARMGLSVADHGYVLETGRIVLGGKPDELWGNEAIAAAYLGGHAKVSV is encoded by the coding sequence ATGGCGCTGCTCGAAATCCGCGACCTGGTCGTCCGCTACGGCGAAATCGAAGCGCTGCGTGGTGTTTCGCTGACCGTCGATCCGGGGCAGGTGGTGACACTGCTTGGCGCCAACGGCGCCGGCAAATCAACCACGCTGCGCGCGATCTCCGGGCTGACAAAACCAGCGTCAGGTGAAATCCTGTTCGACGGCAAGTCGATCGCGGGTTTGGGGCCGGAGATCATCGTCCGGCTCGGCATTTCCCACGTGCCCGAAGGCCGGCGGATTTTTCCAGGCCTGACGGTGAAGGAAAACATCATGCTCGGCGCGTCGAACCGGCGCGTCGCGAGATCCGAATTGTCGCGCGAGGCAGACGCGATGTTCGATCTGTTTCCCGATATCCGCAAATTCTCCAACGTGCTCGGCTGGACCTTGTCCGGCGGACAGTTGCAGATGGTCGCGGTGGCCCGCGGCCTGATGGCGAAACCGCGCCTGCTGCTGCTGGACGAGCCTTCGCTCGGTCTCGCGCCCGTGATCGTGCAGGCGGTGTTCAAGATCATCTCCGAGATCAGGCGCAACACCACGGTCTTGCTTGTCGAGCAAAATGCGCGCATGGGACTTTCCGTCGCCGATCACGGCTACGTTCTGGAGACCGGTCGCATCGTGCTGGGCGGTAAGCCGGACGAGCTGTGGGGCAACGAAGCCATCGCTGCCGCCTATCTCGGCGGCCACGCCAAAGTCAGCGTCTAA
- a CDS encoding ABC transporter substrate-binding protein, translating into MKLTRRDFTAGIAAGIVAPQIISSARAQGATIKIGMCAPVTGPAAESGGYAIKGAKLALDAVNKAGGILGKQAELIVEDDQTTNPGIVLAFSKLAAQSDIVGFLGSIRSTQVHAMAPDVVKLGKPVMIGGTDPNLTHMGNQWLFRCRPNDSYSGRVIAEYGFNTLGKKKWAVLHSTDAFGTAGGKALTEALTKLGSTPVLDQGYANQSQDFTPVVLAIKQSGADILGSYFTFENDLGIFGRQLRQLGVNIPWVGSPSITNITALKLAGPALYGTYGVADYAEDSSDASKAFGKIYRDSVKVAPDNQSSWTFDAINVLSGAINKAGSTDPVKVREAILATKKFPGAEGEYNFDQNGDGLHGYNVVKNDKGNIVFDKHIEFND; encoded by the coding sequence ATGAAGCTTACAAGACGCGATTTCACGGCTGGTATTGCTGCCGGTATTGTCGCACCCCAAATCATCAGCAGCGCACGGGCGCAGGGCGCCACCATCAAGATCGGCATGTGCGCGCCGGTAACCGGCCCCGCCGCTGAATCAGGTGGTTATGCCATCAAGGGCGCCAAGCTGGCGCTCGATGCCGTCAACAAGGCCGGTGGCATTCTCGGCAAGCAGGCTGAATTGATTGTCGAAGACGATCAGACCACCAACCCCGGCATCGTGCTGGCCTTCTCCAAACTGGCCGCGCAATCCGATATCGTCGGCTTCCTTGGCTCGATCCGCTCCACGCAAGTCCATGCAATGGCGCCCGACGTCGTCAAGCTCGGCAAGCCGGTGATGATCGGCGGCACCGATCCGAACCTCACCCATATGGGCAATCAGTGGCTGTTCCGCTGCCGTCCGAACGATAGCTATTCGGGCCGCGTTATCGCCGAATACGGCTTCAACACGCTCGGCAAAAAGAAGTGGGCCGTGCTGCATTCGACCGACGCGTTCGGCACCGCCGGCGGCAAGGCTTTGACGGAAGCGCTCACCAAACTCGGCAGCACGCCCGTCCTTGACCAGGGCTACGCCAACCAGAGCCAGGACTTCACCCCGGTCGTGCTCGCGATCAAGCAGTCCGGCGCCGACATTCTCGGCTCCTACTTCACGTTCGAAAACGACCTCGGCATTTTCGGTCGCCAGTTGCGCCAGCTTGGCGTCAACATCCCCTGGGTCGGCTCGCCCTCGATCACCAACATCACGGCGCTGAAGCTCGCAGGGCCCGCGCTCTATGGCACCTACGGCGTGGCCGATTACGCCGAAGATTCCAGCGATGCATCGAAAGCCTTCGGCAAGATCTACCGCGATTCCGTCAAGGTGGCGCCGGATAACCAGAGCTCCTGGACGTTCGACGCGATCAACGTGCTGTCGGGCGCGATCAACAAGGCCGGTTCGACCGATCCTGTCAAAGTCCGCGAGGCGATCCTGGCCACCAAGAAATTCCCGGGTGCCGAGGGCGAATACAATTTCGACCAGAACGGCGACGGACTTCACGGCTACAACGTCGTGAAGAACGACAAGGGCAACATCGTCTTCGACAAGCATATCGAATTCAACGATTGA